In Arthrobacter sp. QXT-31, one genomic interval encodes:
- a CDS encoding tripartite tricarboxylate transporter permease: MESLNLLLEGFSQAFTPMNLLWVFVGAFLGTAVGVIPGLGSSMAVALLLPVTFSLDPVGAFIMFAGVYFGGLFGDSTMGILMNTPGGSTAIATTFEGHRMAKLGRAPQALATSAIGAFIGGLIATTLVVFFAPKLADIAVMFGPAEYFALAVFAFIATASVVSDSAIKGLSALAIGLALAIVGIDGISGASRFTADVPQLFDGISIIVITVGILALGEVFHVAARIHRDPKLSAIAVSGRPYLSKREFREALPAWLRGTAFGVPFGVIPVGGAEVPTFMAYGTERQLDRKRREPQFGKGAIRGVAAPEAAGNATSGTAMGALLALGLPTSATAAIMLAAFQQYGLQPGPLLFERNADLVWALLASLFIGLVVLLVLNLPFAPLWAKLLLIPKHYLYAGITVFCGLGVYATSAAVADLYIVLAIGVLGFVLRRYGFPLAPIMIGVVLGPLAETSLRNAMMSSGGQVSVLIDSPVTWTLYGILAMVLAYTLWRRITARARQDV; the protein is encoded by the coding sequence ATGGAATCCCTTAACCTGCTCCTGGAGGGCTTCTCACAGGCCTTCACACCCATGAACCTGCTCTGGGTCTTTGTCGGCGCTTTCCTGGGCACCGCCGTCGGCGTCATCCCGGGCCTGGGCTCCTCGATGGCCGTCGCGCTCCTGCTTCCGGTGACATTCAGCCTTGACCCCGTGGGCGCTTTCATCATGTTCGCCGGCGTCTACTTCGGCGGGCTCTTTGGCGACTCCACCATGGGCATTCTGATGAACACCCCGGGCGGCTCAACCGCCATCGCCACCACCTTTGAAGGCCACCGGATGGCCAAACTCGGTCGGGCACCTCAGGCGCTGGCAACCTCCGCGATCGGTGCCTTCATCGGCGGCCTCATCGCCACCACGCTGGTGGTGTTCTTTGCTCCCAAGCTTGCCGACATCGCCGTGATGTTCGGCCCTGCCGAATACTTTGCGCTTGCCGTCTTCGCATTCATCGCCACCGCCTCCGTGGTATCAGACTCAGCCATCAAAGGCCTGTCCGCCCTCGCCATCGGCCTGGCCCTCGCAATCGTGGGTATCGACGGCATCTCCGGAGCGTCCCGCTTCACCGCCGACGTGCCCCAGCTCTTTGACGGAATCAGCATCATCGTCATCACGGTCGGCATCCTGGCCCTGGGCGAAGTCTTCCACGTTGCTGCTCGCATCCACCGCGATCCGAAGCTCTCAGCAATCGCCGTGTCCGGCCGCCCCTACCTTTCAAAGCGGGAATTCCGTGAGGCATTACCCGCGTGGCTCCGGGGTACGGCCTTCGGCGTGCCCTTTGGTGTCATTCCGGTGGGCGGCGCCGAAGTGCCCACTTTTATGGCCTACGGAACTGAGCGCCAGCTGGACCGCAAGCGCCGCGAACCGCAGTTCGGCAAGGGGGCGATCCGCGGCGTCGCAGCACCGGAGGCAGCCGGCAACGCCACCTCCGGCACCGCGATGGGCGCCCTCCTGGCACTCGGCCTGCCCACGTCAGCCACGGCAGCAATCATGCTGGCAGCGTTCCAGCAGTACGGGCTGCAGCCCGGACCGCTCCTGTTCGAACGCAACGCCGACCTGGTGTGGGCCTTGCTGGCGAGCCTCTTTATCGGTCTGGTGGTCCTGCTGGTCCTTAACCTTCCCTTCGCCCCGCTGTGGGCCAAGCTGCTGCTGATCCCCAAGCACTACCTGTATGCCGGCATCACAGTCTTTTGCGGCCTCGGCGTCTACGCCACCAGCGCAGCTGTTGCCGACCTTTACATCGTGCTGGCCATCGGAGTCCTTGGTTTTGTTCTGCGCCGGTACGGCTTCCCGCTGGCTCCCATCATGATTGGCGTCGTCCTCGGCCCCCTGGCCGAGACCAGCCTGCGCAACGCCATGATGTCCAGCGGCGGCCAGGTTTCAGTCCTGATCGACAGCCCCGTCACATGGACGCTCTACGGGATTCTGGCCATGGTGCTCGCCTACACACTCTGGCGCCGGATCACTGCCCGCGCCCGCCAGGACGTCTAG
- a CDS encoding GntR family transcriptional regulator codes for MSIPPIALTKSAYAYDELRRRILTGQIKPGSVFSQTMLAQELGVSTTPLREALRRLAAEGMVQLDSHRDARVTPLTADEARNLYVIRENLDPLAAALAATSRTPDDVSSIEAALKRLTPLSDSSDLDALTAHRNFHRAIYVASHNPLLIGILEGLWDKADQYRQIGLQNQQDSSADQDRVQQEHVQIAEAVIAGQADRAREVMQRHVLGSLGRRAIDVLEGPK; via the coding sequence GTGTCAATCCCTCCCATTGCACTGACGAAAAGCGCCTACGCCTACGACGAATTGCGCCGCCGCATACTTACCGGCCAGATCAAGCCGGGCTCAGTCTTCAGCCAGACAATGCTCGCCCAGGAACTCGGAGTCAGCACCACTCCCCTGCGCGAAGCCCTCCGCAGGCTCGCCGCCGAAGGCATGGTGCAACTTGACTCGCACAGGGATGCCAGAGTCACCCCCCTCACCGCAGACGAAGCGCGCAACCTCTACGTCATCCGGGAAAACCTCGACCCGCTGGCCGCAGCGCTGGCCGCCACAAGCCGAACACCGGATGACGTCTCGAGTATCGAAGCGGCATTAAAGCGGCTCACTCCGCTGAGTGATTCCAGCGATTTGGATGCACTGACAGCACACCGCAACTTCCACCGTGCCATCTACGTGGCATCCCACAACCCTCTCCTCATCGGAATCCTCGAGGGTCTGTGGGATAAAGCAGACCAGTACCGCCAGATTGGATTGCAAAACCAGCAGGACTCCTCAGCGGACCAGGACCGCGTCCAGCAGGAACACGTCCAGATAGCCGAAGCCGTTATTGCCGGTCAGGCCGATCGTGCCCGTGAAGTCATGCAGCGGCACGTCCTTGGAAGCCTGGGCCGGAGGGCAATCGATGTCCTCGAAGGGCCCAAATAG
- a CDS encoding copper amine oxidase — MRWADWSFRVGFTPREGLVLHQLKFRDQDVDRPVINRASLSEMVVPYGDTAPVQAKKNAFDSGEYNIGNMANSLTLGCDCLGEIKYFDGHSVDSLGNPWTIENAICMHEEDDSILWKHFDFREGPPRPAATASS, encoded by the coding sequence GTGCGCTGGGCCGACTGGTCCTTCCGGGTCGGTTTCACCCCCCGTGAAGGCCTGGTGCTGCACCAGCTGAAATTCCGTGACCAGGACGTGGACCGCCCGGTCATCAACCGCGCCTCCCTCTCGGAAATGGTGGTCCCGTACGGTGACACCGCCCCGGTGCAGGCGAAGAAGAACGCGTTCGATTCCGGTGAGTACAACATCGGCAACATGGCCAACTCCCTGACCCTGGGCTGTGACTGCCTGGGCGAGATCAAGTACTTCGACGGTCACTCCGTCGATTCCCTGGGCAACCCGTGGACGATCGAGAACGCGATCTGCATGCACGAAGAAGACGACTCGATCCTGTGGAAGCACTTCGACTTCCGTGAAGGACCGCCGAGACCCGCCGCAACCGCAAGCTCGTGA
- the acnA gene encoding aconitate hydratase AcnA, translating to MTLQTGTTIGHQAIAVGGRRFRITDVRAALGPDFHRLPMVLRLLAENTLRRSVPAEAARTVGNLRNWLRARSSEEELEFWPQRVLMHDTTSTPALVDVAAMRDSLAEAGVDPSTLNPMLRVDVSIDHSLAVEEYGRPDAAGRNLVHEYRRNRERYRFLKWASQAMETVHINPPGTGIMHTINLEQLATVVTTVEDHDGGLPWAVPDMMIGTDSHTPMINGLGVLGWGVGGLEAQTVMFGMPTTLRIPDVIGVRLTGALPPGATATDLALTVTQRLRAMGVSGEFVEFYGPGVAGLTVGQRAVVSNMAPEYGATTGYFPIDANVLDYLRETGRSEFQRTLVETYARACGFWFDPDAEPDYTSTITVDLAAIELRAAGPRRPQDLLALAEIPAVLHTENPLREHAGDLPLFPVALAAITSCTNTTDPKLLIAAGLVAAKARKLGLGLPSWVKTSLAPGSPAAASYLKRSGLLEDLGAVGFDIVGFGCTTCIGNPGPLPDRIRASLDEGRIRPVAILSGNRNFPGRVHPDLDLGFIMSPPLVVAYALAGRADVDLASYDFRAGSGAEGAPVRLADLLPTQAEIDVAWEAGQDPLDFARDFSVAVRNPMWSRLEAPDTPLFPWDPGSTILRRPPFASPDQGSQLGHYIAHPLLVLGDDITTDHISPASAIPADSLVADFLVERGEDRADLNVFASRRGNWEVMLRGGFHNKTVNNHLGTAIPGGLPVAHTVHGPSGEVLPLPEAADRYRREGNSTVIIAGERFGTGSSRDWAAKVQRLLGVRAVIAGSFERIHRSNLIGMGVLPLIAPENVRGRLQDLRPGDRIEIVAPAGALAPRTRIRVVLHLADGRTEEFNASAAVETELDVALLRVGGVIPSLLRTTIEASPAKEPETA from the coding sequence ATGACGCTCCAAACCGGAACCACCATTGGTCATCAGGCCATTGCGGTAGGGGGACGCAGGTTCCGCATTACCGACGTCCGGGCCGCGCTGGGCCCGGACTTCCACCGGTTGCCCATGGTGCTTCGCCTGCTGGCGGAAAACACCCTCCGCAGGTCAGTGCCGGCGGAAGCCGCCCGGACGGTCGGGAACCTGCGCAATTGGCTCCGGGCCCGCAGCTCTGAAGAGGAACTGGAGTTCTGGCCGCAGCGGGTGCTGATGCATGACACCACCAGCACCCCAGCCCTGGTGGACGTGGCGGCAATGCGGGACTCGCTCGCGGAAGCCGGCGTGGATCCGTCCACGCTGAACCCCATGCTCCGAGTGGACGTTTCGATCGACCATTCGCTGGCCGTTGAGGAGTACGGCCGTCCGGACGCAGCCGGCCGCAACCTGGTCCACGAATACCGGCGGAACCGGGAGCGCTACCGTTTCCTGAAGTGGGCATCCCAGGCGATGGAAACAGTCCACATCAACCCGCCGGGCACCGGCATCATGCACACCATCAACCTCGAGCAGCTGGCCACGGTAGTCACCACGGTTGAAGATCACGACGGCGGCCTGCCGTGGGCAGTCCCGGACATGATGATCGGCACGGACAGCCACACGCCCATGATCAATGGCCTTGGCGTACTTGGCTGGGGCGTCGGCGGCCTTGAAGCCCAGACTGTTATGTTCGGCATGCCCACCACCCTCCGGATTCCGGACGTCATCGGTGTCAGGCTGACGGGCGCCCTCCCTCCCGGTGCTACTGCAACTGACCTGGCCCTGACCGTCACCCAGCGCCTGCGTGCCATGGGGGTATCGGGTGAATTCGTGGAGTTCTACGGTCCCGGTGTGGCCGGTCTGACGGTGGGGCAGCGGGCAGTGGTGTCCAACATGGCGCCCGAATACGGGGCCACCACCGGCTACTTCCCGATCGACGCAAACGTCCTGGACTACCTGCGTGAAACAGGCCGCAGCGAATTCCAACGCACCCTCGTGGAAACCTACGCCCGGGCCTGCGGCTTCTGGTTCGACCCGGATGCTGAGCCCGACTACACCTCCACCATCACGGTTGATCTGGCAGCCATCGAACTGCGCGCTGCGGGGCCGCGCCGCCCGCAGGACCTGCTCGCGCTGGCAGAGATACCGGCGGTCCTGCACACCGAAAATCCCCTCCGGGAACATGCCGGGGACCTGCCGCTGTTCCCCGTTGCGCTGGCCGCGATCACCAGCTGCACCAACACCACGGACCCCAAGCTGCTGATCGCTGCCGGCCTGGTTGCCGCCAAGGCCCGAAAGCTGGGACTGGGCCTGCCATCATGGGTCAAAACCTCACTCGCCCCGGGGTCGCCCGCGGCGGCCAGTTACCTCAAGCGCTCCGGCCTGCTGGAAGACCTCGGTGCGGTCGGTTTCGACATCGTTGGTTTTGGCTGCACTACCTGCATTGGCAACCCTGGCCCCCTTCCCGACCGCATCAGGGCAAGCCTGGACGAAGGCAGGATCCGCCCGGTGGCCATCCTCTCCGGCAACCGCAACTTCCCTGGCCGGGTACATCCGGACCTTGACCTCGGCTTCATCATGTCCCCGCCCCTCGTCGTGGCCTACGCCCTGGCCGGCCGGGCGGACGTCGACCTGGCCTCCTACGATTTCCGTGCCGGGAGCGGCGCGGAAGGTGCACCGGTCAGGCTCGCTGACCTGCTGCCGACACAGGCGGAAATAGATGTGGCGTGGGAAGCGGGACAAGACCCGCTGGACTTCGCCAGGGACTTCTCGGTGGCCGTGCGGAATCCCATGTGGTCCCGGCTCGAAGCACCCGACACGCCGCTCTTCCCCTGGGACCCCGGCTCCACAATCCTGCGCCGGCCACCGTTTGCCTCGCCAGACCAGGGAAGCCAGCTGGGCCACTACATCGCCCACCCCCTGCTGGTCCTTGGCGATGACATCACCACAGACCACATCTCCCCGGCCAGCGCGATCCCGGCAGACAGCCTCGTGGCAGACTTCCTGGTGGAACGCGGCGAAGACCGGGCCGATCTCAACGTCTTTGCCTCGCGGCGCGGCAACTGGGAAGTGATGCTCCGCGGCGGGTTCCACAACAAGACCGTCAACAACCACCTCGGGACCGCAATCCCCGGCGGCCTGCCGGTTGCCCACACCGTGCACGGCCCCAGCGGCGAGGTCTTGCCACTGCCAGAGGCTGCCGACCGATACCGCCGGGAAGGGAACTCCACGGTCATCATCGCCGGCGAAAGGTTCGGCACCGGTTCCTCCCGCGACTGGGCAGCCAAAGTCCAGAGGCTCCTCGGTGTGCGGGCGGTCATCGCAGGCAGCTTCGAGCGGATCCACCGCTCCAACCTCATCGGAATGGGTGTGCTGCCGCTTATCGCCCCCGAGAATGTCCGCGGCAGGCTTCAGGATCTGCGGCCCGGGGACCGGATCGAG
- a CDS encoding Bug family tripartite tricarboxylate transporter substrate binding protein: MEPHPTSVKKTSRMKQVARAAFAVLGITAVALASVNASASGSGDDARNRLTLIAPAGAGGGWDGAAREAQQAMRAQGLVNNAQVVNIPGAGGTIGLTKFAGMEGESSTLMLMGITMLGAININGSDTTLEDVTPIARITEDYDVLVVPANSPYNSVDELVSAWKRNPGSFAFGGGSLGSVDQMIITQLAQAGGIEPTAVNYIAYSGGGELATSLMSGTIKASVSGYVDFADQIEAGRLKALAVSAPEPVESIDVPTLKELGYDISLTNWRGMVAAPGITPEQKQVLQDIVTEVVQTPEWKDAIERNQWTDRFLAGEEFERFIADESEAVNNIWNELGY, translated from the coding sequence ATGGAGCCCCATCCGACGTCTGTTAAGAAAACCTCCCGCATGAAGCAGGTGGCACGCGCCGCCTTCGCCGTCCTGGGCATCACCGCCGTCGCCCTGGCCTCCGTGAACGCGTCGGCAAGCGGCTCCGGAGATGACGCCCGCAACCGGCTCACCCTGATCGCGCCCGCAGGTGCGGGAGGCGGCTGGGACGGAGCAGCACGTGAAGCTCAGCAGGCAATGCGCGCGCAGGGCCTTGTCAACAACGCGCAGGTGGTGAACATCCCCGGAGCCGGAGGAACCATCGGCCTGACGAAATTCGCGGGGATGGAAGGCGAGAGCAGCACGCTGATGCTGATGGGCATCACCATGCTGGGCGCGATCAACATCAATGGCTCCGACACCACCCTGGAGGATGTCACGCCCATCGCCCGGATCACGGAGGACTACGACGTCCTGGTGGTTCCCGCCAACTCGCCCTACAACTCGGTGGATGAGTTGGTATCCGCCTGGAAGCGGAACCCCGGTTCCTTCGCTTTCGGCGGCGGTTCGCTCGGCAGCGTCGACCAGATGATCATTACGCAACTCGCCCAAGCCGGCGGCATCGAACCCACTGCGGTCAACTACATCGCATACTCCGGCGGCGGTGAACTGGCCACCTCGCTCATGTCCGGAACCATCAAAGCCTCAGTAAGCGGCTACGTGGACTTCGCGGACCAGATCGAAGCCGGACGCCTGAAGGCCCTCGCGGTCTCGGCCCCGGAACCGGTGGAGTCGATCGACGTGCCCACACTGAAGGAGCTCGGCTACGACATCAGCTTGACCAACTGGCGCGGGATGGTTGCCGCCCCCGGCATCACGCCCGAACAGAAGCAGGTACTGCAGGACATCGTGACCGAAGTGGTGCAGACCCCTGAGTGGAAAGACGCCATAGAGCGGAACCAGTGGACTGACAGATTCCTCGCCGGAGAGGAATTCGAACGGTTCATCGCCGACGAGAGTGAAGCCGTGAACAACATCTGGAACGAACTCGGCTACTGA
- a CDS encoding universal stress protein translates to MTILVGYTKTPEGNAALSHGLQAAELAGKPLAIFPLGEIHQTATREAGDAAVHEAVEAGATLLHRDPQGRHPAEELLDSAMETGATLVVIGVRNRSRVSKVILGSDAQSIILGSTVPVLTVKAASDDH, encoded by the coding sequence ATGACAATCCTGGTCGGATACACAAAAACCCCCGAGGGCAACGCCGCCCTCAGCCACGGTCTGCAGGCGGCTGAACTTGCCGGTAAGCCCTTGGCCATCTTCCCTCTCGGGGAAATTCATCAGACTGCCACCCGCGAGGCCGGGGACGCCGCCGTGCACGAGGCGGTCGAAGCCGGTGCCACACTCCTGCACCGGGACCCGCAGGGACGGCACCCCGCTGAAGAACTCCTGGACAGCGCCATGGAAACCGGTGCCACCCTTGTGGTGATCGGCGTCCGCAACCGCTCCCGGGTCAGCAAAGTCATCCTCGGCTCCGATGCCCAGAGCATCATCCTCGGCTCGACCGTTCCCGTCCTGACTGTAAAGGCGGCCTCCGATGATCACTGA
- a CDS encoding tripartite tricarboxylate transporter TctB family protein, producing the protein MITEAGNNAEAARELLPSDGPANSRHGFWAGRSGLAVAGILAAIGAYLTAGIVTMDVPEGAKAPGPTFFPILIVIAIFVLAVLLTVQTLRKPEHVAEADTGHRFHTDWKSLGLVFGAFLAFALLLIPVGWLLSAAVLFWGVSRALGSRRPLFDVGLSLVFSSCIQLAFGAGLGLNLPGGILEGIYG; encoded by the coding sequence ATGATCACTGAAGCAGGCAACAACGCCGAAGCTGCCAGGGAACTCCTTCCCTCTGACGGTCCGGCAAACAGCAGGCACGGATTCTGGGCGGGCCGCAGCGGCCTGGCGGTAGCGGGGATCCTCGCTGCGATCGGCGCCTACCTCACTGCGGGCATCGTGACCATGGACGTGCCGGAAGGGGCCAAAGCTCCGGGGCCGACGTTCTTTCCCATCCTCATCGTCATCGCCATTTTCGTTCTGGCCGTTCTGCTGACAGTACAGACTCTGCGGAAGCCCGAGCACGTCGCGGAAGCCGACACGGGACACCGCTTCCATACTGACTGGAAATCCCTCGGGCTCGTCTTCGGCGCTTTCCTGGCATTCGCGTTGCTGCTCATCCCGGTCGGCTGGCTCCTCTCCGCGGCAGTGCTGTTCTGGGGGGTATCCCGCGCATTGGGAAGCAGGCGCCCTTTGTTCGACGTCGGCCTGTCTCTGGTCTTCTCCTCGTGCATCCAGCTGGCATTCGGCGCCGGCCTGGGCCTTAACCTGCCCGGCGGCATCCTGGAAGGAATCTACGGCTGA